A stretch of Aedes aegypti strain LVP_AGWG chromosome 2, AaegL5.0 Primary Assembly, whole genome shotgun sequence DNA encodes these proteins:
- the LOC110675786 gene encoding uncharacterized protein LOC110675786, translated as MLVYFVSERDADFAIRKCHREIYKGYPLNVFPGRESVYFDPSRSLQATRMKNERIYSELFFEKHVKFIQKSTVTCAVKFDTRSGAMEFASTADKAKVQFGERFFEFKPAPQRLRKQRFLEQDILDQIAYIGTICYDLEK; from the coding sequence ATGTTGGTATACTTCGTTTCGGAACGGGATGCGGATTTTGCGATCCGGAAGTGTCACCGAGAGATCTACAAGGGGTACCCGTTGAATGTGTTCCCCGGGCGGGAATCGGTCTATTTCGATCCCAGTCGAAGTCTGCAGGCCACCAGGATGAAGAACGAACGGATCTACAGTGAACTATTCTTCGAGAAACACGTCAAGTTCATCCAAAAGAGTACAGTAACCTGTGCGGTCAAGTTCGACACCAGATCCGGTGCCATGGAGTTCGCCAGCACTGCCGATAAGGCCAAGGTACAATTTGGTGAACGCTTTTTCGAGTTTAAGCCCGCCCCCCAGAGGCTACGGAAGCAGCGCTTCCTCGAACAGGACATCCTAGACCAAATCG